The following coding sequences lie in one Xanthomonas hortorum pv. pelargonii genomic window:
- the rpsC gene encoding 30S ribosomal protein S3 produces the protein MGHKVHPTGIRLGIAKDWNSKWYANKADFAGYLAADLKVREMLRKKLAQAGISKILIERPAKTARVTIHTARPGVVIGKRGEDIEKLRKEVSAMMGVPAHINVTEVRKPELDAQLVAESIAQQLERRIMFRRAMKRSVGNAMRLGALGIKVNVAGRLNGAEIARSEWYREGRVPLHTLRADIDYGFAEASTTYGIIGIKVWIYKGEVFDFSQVGQEKQDDSPRNDRNDRGDRGDRPSRPAREAR, from the coding sequence ATGGGTCATAAAGTTCATCCGACTGGAATCCGTCTTGGCATCGCCAAGGACTGGAATTCCAAGTGGTACGCAAACAAGGCCGATTTTGCCGGTTATCTGGCAGCCGACCTGAAAGTGCGTGAAATGCTGCGCAAGAAGCTCGCGCAGGCAGGTATCAGCAAGATCTTGATCGAGCGCCCTGCCAAAACCGCCCGCGTGACGATCCACACTGCCCGTCCGGGCGTGGTGATCGGCAAGCGTGGTGAGGACATCGAAAAGCTGCGTAAGGAAGTGAGCGCGATGATGGGTGTTCCTGCCCACATCAACGTCACCGAAGTGCGCAAGCCGGAGCTGGATGCGCAGCTGGTCGCCGAGTCGATCGCGCAGCAGCTAGAGCGTCGCATCATGTTCCGCCGTGCAATGAAGCGCTCGGTCGGTAACGCGATGCGCCTGGGTGCCCTGGGCATCAAGGTCAACGTGGCTGGCCGCCTCAACGGTGCAGAAATCGCCCGTTCGGAGTGGTACCGCGAAGGCCGCGTGCCGCTGCACACGCTACGTGCCGACATTGATTATGGTTTTGCCGAGGCGTCCACGACGTACGGCATCATCGGTATCAAGGTCTGGATCTATAAGGGTGAGGTCTTTGACTTCTCCCAGGTTGGCCAGGAGAAGCAGGACGACAGCCCGCGCAACGATCGTAACGATCGCGGCGACCGTGGTGACCGTCCTTCGCGCCCGGCTCGTGAAGCGAGGTAA
- the rplV gene encoding 50S ribosomal protein L22 produces MEAKAILRTARISPQKARLVADQVRGLSAERAVNLLKFSDKKAAHLIKKVVESAIANAENNQGADVDELKVKTIMVDEGPSLKRFMARAKGRGTRILKRTSHITVIVGAAK; encoded by the coding sequence ATGGAAGCGAAAGCAATCCTGCGCACCGCGCGCATCTCCCCGCAGAAGGCCCGCCTGGTCGCTGATCAGGTGCGTGGACTGTCCGCCGAACGTGCGGTCAATCTGCTGAAGTTCTCGGACAAGAAGGCTGCACACCTGATCAAAAAGGTAGTGGAGTCGGCTATTGCAAATGCCGAGAACAATCAGGGCGCGGATGTCGACGAGCTGAAGGTCAAGACCATCATGGTTGATGAAGGTCCCTCCCTGAAGCGTTTCATGGCGCGGGCGAAAGGCCGCGGTACCCGCATCCTCAAGCGCACCAGTCACATCACTGTGATTGTTGGCGCCGCCAAGTAA
- the rpsS gene encoding 30S ribosomal protein S19: MARSLKKGPFVDHHLAKKVESAAGSKKPIKTWSRRSMILPEMVGITIAVHNGKNHIPVLVNENMVGHKLGEFAVTRTFKGHGGDKKSSR; the protein is encoded by the coding sequence ATGGCACGTTCACTTAAGAAGGGCCCGTTCGTCGATCACCACCTTGCAAAGAAGGTGGAGTCCGCTGCGGGTAGCAAGAAGCCGATCAAGACCTGGTCGCGCCGTTCGATGATCCTGCCCGAAATGGTAGGCATCACCATCGCCGTGCATAACGGTAAGAACCACATTCCGGTGCTCGTCAACGAGAATATGGTCGGCCACAAGCTCGGCGAATTTGCCGTCACCCGGACCTTCAAGGGTCACGGTGGCGACAAGAAGTCGAGCAGGTAA
- the rplB gene encoding 50S ribosomal protein L2, with amino-acid sequence MPLMKFKPTSPGRRSAVRVVTPDLHKGAPHAALLESQSKSGGRNHHGRITVRHVGRGHKQQYRIIDFKRNKEGIPARVERIEYDPNRTAHIALLCYVDGERRYIIAPKGLKAGDQVIAGANAPIKTGNTLPLRNIPVGTTVHGIELKPGKGAQIARAAGAAVQLVAREGIYATLRLRSGEMRKVPVECRATIGEVGNDEHNLEKLGKAGAKRWRGVRPTVRGAAMNPVDHPHGGGEAKAGQGNPHPVTPWGVPTKGYKTRKNKRTQQFIVRDRRG; translated from the coding sequence ATGCCATTGATGAAGTTCAAACCCACCTCTCCCGGCCGTCGTTCCGCCGTGCGTGTGGTTACTCCCGATCTGCACAAGGGCGCACCGCACGCGGCGCTGCTCGAGTCGCAGAGCAAGTCCGGTGGTCGTAACCACCATGGCCGCATCACCGTGCGTCACGTCGGTCGTGGCCACAAGCAGCAGTACCGCATCATCGACTTCAAGCGCAACAAGGAAGGCATTCCGGCGCGTGTGGAGCGGATCGAATACGATCCGAACCGTACCGCTCATATCGCCCTGCTGTGCTATGTCGACGGCGAGCGTCGCTACATCATTGCCCCCAAGGGCTTGAAGGCTGGCGATCAGGTCATTGCCGGTGCCAACGCACCGATCAAGACCGGCAACACGCTGCCGCTGCGCAACATCCCGGTCGGTACGACGGTGCACGGTATCGAGCTGAAGCCGGGTAAGGGCGCTCAGATCGCACGTGCTGCCGGTGCTGCCGTCCAGCTGGTCGCTCGCGAAGGCATCTATGCCACGCTGCGTCTGCGCTCGGGTGAAATGCGCAAGGTGCCGGTCGAGTGCCGCGCCACCATCGGTGAAGTCGGTAACGACGAGCACAACCTCGAGAAGCTGGGCAAGGCTGGCGCCAAGCGCTGGCGCGGTGTTCGTCCGACAGTTCGCGGTGCGGCCATGAACCCGGTCGACCATCCGCACGGTGGTGGTGAAGCGAAGGCTGGTCAGGGTAATCCGCATCCGGTCACCCCGTGGGGTGTTCCGACCAAGGGTTACAAGACGCGCAAGAACAAGCGCACCCAGCAATTCATCGTCCGCGATCGTAGGGGCTAA
- the rplW gene encoding 50S ribosomal protein L23 produces MSSNEKIFSVLRAPRVSEKTARLQEISNQYVFEVSNEATKADVKAAVEQLFDVKVKAVNVVNVKGKSKSFRNRAGSRGNWRKAYVRLVDGQSIDVTAKA; encoded by the coding sequence ATGAGCAGCAACGAAAAAATCTTCAGCGTGCTGCGTGCTCCGCGAGTCTCTGAAAAGACCGCGCGCCTGCAGGAAATCTCCAACCAGTATGTCTTCGAAGTTTCGAACGAAGCCACCAAAGCCGATGTAAAGGCCGCGGTTGAGCAGCTGTTCGACGTCAAGGTCAAAGCTGTCAACGTGGTCAACGTCAAGGGCAAGAGCAAGTCCTTCCGTAACCGTGCTGGTAGCCGCGGCAATTGGCGCAAGGCGTACGTCCGCCTGGTTGATGGTCAGTCCATCGACGTAACGGCTAAGGCCTGA
- the rplD gene encoding 50S ribosomal protein L4, producing MELVITGSNNKVSVSDAVFGREFSEDLVHQVVVAYRNAGRAGTKAQKTRSEVAGTTKKSKKQKGGGARHGALTAPIFVGGGVTFAAKPRSFEQKVNRKMYRAAICAIFSELNRQGRLMIVEAFDVEATKTQGLIEKLKGLDVGKRPLIVTEEASEHLYLSARNLPYVQVRDVQGLDPVALVGADTVVITADAVKKIEEWLA from the coding sequence ATGGAACTCGTTATCACGGGTAGTAACAACAAGGTCTCGGTCTCCGATGCCGTGTTCGGTCGCGAATTCAGCGAAGATCTGGTTCACCAGGTCGTCGTCGCTTATCGCAATGCCGGTCGCGCTGGTACCAAGGCTCAGAAGACACGTTCGGAAGTTGCGGGCACGACCAAGAAGTCGAAGAAGCAGAAGGGCGGCGGTGCGCGTCATGGCGCGCTGACGGCTCCGATCTTCGTCGGTGGCGGCGTGACCTTCGCGGCCAAGCCGCGCAGCTTCGAACAGAAAGTCAACCGCAAGATGTACCGTGCGGCCATCTGCGCGATCTTCTCTGAGCTTAATCGCCAGGGTCGCCTGATGATCGTCGAAGCGTTCGACGTCGAAGCAACCAAGACCCAGGGTCTGATCGAGAAGCTGAAGGGACTGGACGTGGGCAAGCGCCCGCTGATCGTCACCGAGGAAGCCTCCGAGCACCTGTACCTGTCCGCTCGCAATCTGCCGTATGTGCAGGTGCGTGATGTGCAGGGTCTGGATCCGGTCGCTCTGGTCGGGGCCGATACGGTCGTGATCACCGCCGATGCGGTCAAGAAGATCGAGGAGTGGCTGGCATGA
- the rplC gene encoding 50S ribosomal protein L3: MTKKYSLGFVGRKAGMSRVFTEDGRSVPVTLIEATPNRIAQIKTVEADGYSAVQITVGARRAALVNKPAAGHFAKAKVEAGRGLWEFRVEDAQLGDFAVGGEIKADIFEVGQKVDVQGVTKGKGFQGTIKRYNFRMGDATHGNSLSHRAPGSLGQRQTPGRVFPGKKMSGHMGAVQQSTQNLEVVKVDVERGLIAIRGAVPGAAGGDVIVRPASKA, from the coding sequence ATGACGAAGAAATATTCGTTGGGCTTCGTAGGCCGCAAGGCTGGTATGAGCCGCGTCTTTACTGAAGACGGCCGCTCGGTACCGGTCACGCTGATCGAAGCAACTCCAAACCGCATCGCGCAGATCAAGACCGTTGAGGCTGACGGCTACAGCGCAGTGCAGATTACCGTTGGTGCCCGTCGCGCCGCACTGGTCAACAAGCCGGCTGCTGGTCACTTCGCCAAGGCGAAGGTGGAAGCGGGTCGCGGCCTGTGGGAATTCCGCGTTGAAGATGCGCAGCTCGGCGATTTCGCCGTCGGCGGCGAGATCAAGGCGGACATCTTCGAGGTCGGCCAGAAGGTCGACGTCCAGGGCGTCACCAAGGGTAAGGGTTTCCAGGGCACCATCAAGCGCTACAACTTCCGTATGGGCGATGCAACTCACGGTAACTCGCTGTCGCATCGCGCGCCGGGTTCGTTGGGTCAGCGCCAGACCCCGGGTCGTGTTTTCCCGGGTAAGAAGATGTCGGGCCACATGGGCGCCGTGCAGCAAAGCACGCAGAACCTGGAAGTGGTCAAGGTCGACGTCGAGCGTGGTCTGATTGCTATCCGCGGCGCCGTGCCTGGCGCAGCTGGTGGCGACGTGATCGTCCGTCCGGCGAGCAAGGCATAA
- the rpsJ gene encoding 30S ribosomal protein S10, with translation MSEQKIRIRLKAFDHRLIDRSASEIVETAKRTGAQVRGPIPLPTKIERYTILVSPHADKDARDQYETRTHKRVLDIVDPNDKTVDALMKLELAAGVDVQIKLT, from the coding sequence ATGTCGGAACAAAAGATCCGGATTCGGTTGAAGGCGTTCGATCATCGATTGATCGACCGTTCGGCCAGCGAGATCGTCGAAACGGCTAAGCGGACCGGCGCGCAAGTGCGTGGCCCGATCCCGTTGCCGACCAAGATCGAACGTTACACCATCCTCGTATCCCCGCATGCCGACAAGGATGCGCGTGACCAATACGAAACCCGCACGCACAAGCGTGTGCTCGATATCGTCGACCCGAACGACAAGACCGTGGACGCGCTGATGAAGCTCGAACTCGCGGCTGGCGTCGACGTCCAGATCAAGCTGACCTGA
- the tuf gene encoding elongation factor Tu has product MAKAKFERKKPHVNVGTIGHVDHGKTTLTAALTKIGAERFGGEFKAYDAIDAAPEEKARGITISTAHVEYESENRHYAHVDCPGHADYVKNMITGAAQMDGAILVCSAADGPMPQTREHILLSRQVGVPHIVVFLNKADMVDDAELLELVEMEVRELLSKYEFPGDDTPIIHGSARLALEGDQSEIGVPAILRLVEALDTFIPEPTRDVDRPFLMPVEDVFSISGRGTVVTGRIERGIIKVGDEIEIVGIRDTQKTTVTGVEMFRKLLDQGQAGDNAGLLLRGTKRDDVERGQVLCKPGSIKPHTEFEAEVYVLSKDEGGRHTPFFKGYRPQFYFRTTDITGACQLPEGVEMVMPGDNVKMVVTLINPVAMDEGLRFAIREGGRTVGAGVVAKIIK; this is encoded by the coding sequence ATGGCAAAAGCTAAATTTGAGCGCAAGAAGCCGCACGTGAACGTCGGCACCATCGGTCACGTCGACCATGGCAAGACCACGTTGACCGCTGCGCTGACCAAGATCGGTGCCGAGCGTTTCGGTGGCGAGTTCAAGGCGTACGACGCGATCGACGCAGCGCCGGAAGAGAAGGCACGCGGCATCACGATCTCGACCGCACACGTCGAGTACGAATCCGAGAACCGTCACTACGCGCACGTCGATTGCCCCGGCCACGCCGACTACGTCAAGAACATGATCACCGGTGCAGCGCAGATGGATGGCGCGATCCTGGTGTGTTCGGCTGCCGATGGCCCGATGCCGCAGACCCGTGAGCACATCCTGCTCTCGCGTCAGGTCGGTGTGCCGCACATCGTCGTGTTCCTGAACAAGGCCGACATGGTCGACGACGCCGAGCTGCTCGAGCTGGTCGAGATGGAAGTGCGTGAACTCCTGAGCAAGTACGAGTTCCCGGGCGACGACACCCCGATCATCCACGGTTCGGCCCGTCTGGCGCTGGAAGGCGATCAGAGCGAAATCGGCGTGCCGGCGATCCTGCGCCTGGTCGAAGCCCTCGACACCTTCATCCCGGAGCCGACGCGCGACGTCGACCGTCCGTTCCTGATGCCGGTCGAAGACGTGTTCTCGATCTCGGGTCGTGGCACCGTGGTGACCGGTCGTATCGAGCGCGGCATCATCAAGGTCGGCGACGAAATCGAAATCGTCGGTATCCGCGACACGCAGAAGACCACCGTCACCGGCGTTGAAATGTTCCGCAAGCTGCTGGATCAGGGTCAGGCGGGCGACAACGCCGGTCTGCTGCTGCGCGGCACCAAGCGTGACGACGTGGAGCGCGGCCAGGTGCTGTGCAAGCCGGGTTCGATCAAGCCGCACACCGAGTTCGAAGCCGAAGTCTATGTGCTGTCGAAGGATGAGGGTGGTCGTCATACCCCGTTCTTCAAGGGCTACCGTCCGCAGTTCTACTTCCGCACCACCGACATCACTGGCGCGTGCCAGTTGCCGGAAGGCGTGGAGATGGTGATGCCGGGCGACAACGTGAAGATGGTCGTGACCCTGATCAACCCGGTCGCGATGGACGAAGGTCTGCGCTTCGCCATTCGTGAAGGCGGCCGTACCGTCGGCGCCGGCGTGGTTGCCAAGATCATCAAGTAA
- the fusA gene encoding elongation factor G, with translation MARTTPIERYRNFGIMAHIDAGKTTTSERILFYTGVSHKIGEVHDGAAVMDWMEQEQERGITITSAATTAFWSGMDKSMPQHRLNIIDTPGHVDFTIEVERSLRVLDGAVFVLCAVGGVQPQSETVWRQANKYSVPRMAFVNKMDRTGANFDKVVEQLKARLGAYAVPMQVPIGAEDGFEGVVDLLKMKAIHWDVASQGTTFEYGDIPADLVEIATEARSFMVEAAAEASEDLMDKYLNEGDLTEEEILVGLRERTLKVEIVPVFCGSAFKNKGVQAMLDGVVHLLPSPADRPPVQGIDEDEKEDTRPATDTAPFSALAFKIMTDPFVGSLTFFRVYSGTLNSGDQVYNPVKSKKERVGRILQMHSNNREEIKEVRAGDIAAAVGLKDVTTGDTLCAQDKIITLERMIFPEPVISMAVEPKTKSDQEKMGTALGRLAQEDPSFRVKTDEESGQTIISGMGELHLDIIVDRMRREFNVEANVGKPQVAYRETIRKTDVKSDYKHAKQSGGKGQYGHVVIELSPMTEEDRKNDNVKDDFLFINDITGGIIPKEFIPSVEKGLRETITSGPIAGFPVVGVKVKLVFGSYHDVDSSEMAFKLAASMAFKQGFAKASPVLLEPIMKVEIVSPEDYLGDVMGDVSRRRGVLQGQDDSPSGKIINAMIPLGEMFGYATSLRSMSQGRATFSMEFDHYEEAPTNIADAVTKKG, from the coding sequence GTGGCCCGCACCACCCCTATCGAGCGTTACCGCAACTTCGGCATCATGGCCCACATCGATGCCGGCAAGACCACCACATCCGAACGCATCCTGTTTTACACCGGCGTCAGTCACAAGATCGGCGAAGTCCATGACGGCGCTGCGGTGATGGACTGGATGGAGCAGGAGCAGGAGCGTGGTATCACCATCACTTCCGCTGCCACCACCGCGTTCTGGTCGGGTATGGACAAGTCCATGCCGCAGCATCGCCTCAACATCATCGACACCCCTGGGCACGTCGACTTCACCATCGAAGTGGAGCGCTCCTTGCGCGTGCTCGACGGTGCGGTGTTCGTACTGTGCGCCGTGGGTGGCGTGCAGCCGCAGTCCGAGACCGTGTGGCGGCAGGCCAACAAGTATTCCGTGCCGCGCATGGCTTTCGTCAACAAGATGGACCGTACCGGTGCCAACTTCGACAAGGTCGTCGAGCAGCTGAAGGCCCGTCTGGGAGCCTACGCCGTGCCGATGCAGGTGCCGATCGGTGCTGAAGACGGTTTCGAGGGCGTGGTCGACCTGCTGAAGATGAAGGCGATCCATTGGGATGTTGCCTCGCAGGGCACCACCTTCGAATACGGTGACATCCCGGCCGATCTGGTCGAGATTGCGACCGAGGCGCGTTCGTTCATGGTTGAAGCGGCTGCAGAAGCCAGCGAAGACCTGATGGACAAGTACCTCAACGAAGGCGACCTGACCGAAGAAGAGATTCTGGTGGGTCTGCGCGAGCGCACCCTGAAGGTCGAGATCGTGCCGGTGTTCTGTGGCTCGGCGTTCAAGAACAAGGGCGTGCAGGCCATGCTCGACGGCGTCGTGCACCTGTTGCCGTCGCCGGCCGACCGTCCGCCGGTCCAGGGCATCGACGAAGACGAGAAGGAAGACACCCGTCCGGCGACCGATACCGCGCCGTTCTCGGCGTTGGCGTTCAAGATCATGACCGACCCGTTCGTGGGCTCGCTGACGTTCTTCCGTGTCTATTCGGGCACGCTGAACTCCGGCGACCAGGTCTATAACCCGGTCAAGTCGAAGAAAGAGCGCGTGGGCCGCATCCTGCAGATGCACTCCAACAATCGCGAAGAGATCAAGGAAGTGCGCGCTGGCGACATCGCCGCAGCCGTGGGTCTGAAGGACGTCACCACCGGCGATACGCTGTGTGCGCAGGACAAGATCATCACCCTGGAACGCATGATTTTCCCGGAGCCGGTGATCTCGATGGCGGTGGAGCCGAAGACCAAGTCGGACCAGGAAAAGATGGGTACGGCGCTGGGTCGTCTGGCGCAGGAAGATCCCTCGTTCCGCGTCAAGACCGACGAAGAATCCGGCCAGACCATCATCTCCGGCATGGGCGAGTTGCACCTGGACATCATCGTCGACCGCATGCGTCGCGAGTTCAATGTCGAGGCCAACGTTGGCAAGCCGCAGGTTGCGTATCGCGAAACGATCCGCAAGACCGACGTCAAGTCCGACTACAAGCACGCCAAGCAGTCCGGTGGTAAGGGTCAGTACGGTCACGTGGTGATCGAGCTGTCGCCGATGACCGAAGAAGATCGCAAGAACGACAACGTCAAAGACGATTTCCTCTTCATCAACGACATCACTGGCGGCATCATTCCGAAGGAATTCATCCCCTCGGTCGAAAAGGGTCTGCGCGAAACGATCACCAGTGGTCCGATCGCCGGCTTCCCGGTGGTGGGTGTCAAGGTCAAGCTCGTGTTCGGCTCGTACCATGACGTCGACTCCTCGGAAATGGCGTTCAAGCTGGCCGCGTCGATGGCGTTCAAGCAGGGCTTTGCGAAAGCCAGCCCGGTGTTGCTTGAGCCGATCATGAAGGTCGAGATCGTCAGCCCGGAGGATTACCTGGGTGACGTGATGGGCGACGTGAGCCGCCGTCGTGGCGTGTTGCAGGGTCAGGACGACAGCCCGTCGGGCAAGATCATCAATGCGATGATTCCGCTGGGTGAGATGTTCGGTTACGCGACTTCGCTGCGCTCGATGAGCCAGGGTCGTGCGACGTTCTCGATGGAATTCGACCATTACGAAGAGGCGCCGACCAACATCGCCGACGCCGTCACCAAGAAGGGCTGA
- the rpsG gene encoding 30S ribosomal protein S7: MSRKGSTPQRTVLPDPKHGSETIARFINMVMQSGKKSVAEKIVYGAMDVIGEKNPNAVELVQKALDNVAPAVEVKSRRVGGATYQVPVEVRSSRRTALAMRWLIDSARKRGENTMPRKLAAELLDASESRGGAIKKREETHRMAEANKAFAHYRW; this comes from the coding sequence ATGTCCCGTAAAGGTTCTACTCCGCAGCGCACCGTCCTGCCTGATCCAAAGCATGGCAGCGAAACCATTGCCCGCTTCATCAATATGGTGATGCAAAGTGGCAAGAAGTCGGTTGCTGAGAAAATTGTCTATGGCGCGATGGACGTCATTGGCGAAAAGAATCCGAATGCCGTCGAGCTGGTGCAGAAAGCACTGGACAACGTGGCCCCGGCTGTCGAAGTTAAATCGCGTCGCGTCGGTGGTGCTACCTATCAGGTGCCCGTCGAAGTGCGCTCCTCCCGTCGCACGGCGCTGGCAATGCGCTGGTTGATCGATTCCGCGCGTAAGCGTGGCGAGAACACCATGCCGCGCAAGCTGGCTGCAGAACTGTTGGACGCCTCGGAAAGCCGTGGCGGCGCGATCAAGAAGCGCGAAGAGACGCACCGTATGGCGGAGGCGAACAAGGCGTTCGCACACTACCGCTGGTGA
- the rpsL gene encoding 30S ribosomal protein S12: MTTINQLVRKPRQATTYKSASPALDKCPQRRGVCTRVYTTTPKKPNSALRKVAKVRLTNQEEIISYIGGEGHNLQEHSVVLIRGGRVKDLPGVRYHTVRGSLDAAGVAKRRQGRSKYGAKRPKS; encoded by the coding sequence ATGACGACGATCAATCAGCTGGTCCGCAAGCCTCGGCAAGCGACCACCTACAAGAGTGCCTCCCCGGCACTGGACAAGTGTCCGCAGCGCCGCGGCGTCTGCACACGCGTCTACACCACTACCCCGAAGAAGCCGAACTCGGCCCTGCGTAAGGTTGCCAAAGTGCGCCTGACGAACCAGGAAGAGATCATCAGCTACATCGGTGGTGAAGGCCACAACCTGCAGGAGCACTCCGTGGTCCTGATTCGCGGTGGCCGCGTCAAGGATCTTCCCGGTGTGCGTTATCACACCGTCCGTGGTTCGCTGGACGCCGCCGGCGTCGCAAAGCGCCGTCAAGGTCGTTCCAAGTACGGCGCCAAGCGCCCGAAGAGCTAA